The Bubalus bubalis isolate 160015118507 breed Murrah chromosome 16, NDDB_SH_1, whole genome shotgun sequence genome window below encodes:
- the USP28 gene encoding ubiquitin carboxyl-terminal hydrolase 28 isoform X8 — MRWFTKLPPVLTFELSRFEFNQSLGQPEKIHNKLEFPQIIYMDRYMYRSKELVRSKRECIRKLKEEIKILQQKLERYVKYGSGPARFPLPDMLKYVIEFASTKPASESSASQSDACMTEPLSSAHCLTSDLTSKESTSEESTSQEAEGTFSSSEDSLHKSRMAEQPLTPPRSSMEMPAHPAPRTVTDEEINFVKTCLQRWRNEIEQDIQDLKNGIASTTQTIEQMYCDPLLRQVPYRLHAVLVHEGQANAGHYWAYVYNQPRQVWLKYNDISVTESSWEELERDSYGGQRNVSAYCLMYINDKLPHFNAEAAPNELDQMSGEVEALSVELKHYIQEDNWRFEQEVEEWEEEQSCKIPQMASSSSSASQDFSPSQESSAASSHGARCLSSEHAVIVKEQTAQAIANTAHAYENSGVEAALSELKEAEPKKPMPPEANLAEQSEQPPQARDAEPAAQPNAEVSEVEIPSVGRILVRSDADGYDEEVMLSPAMQGVILAIAKARQTFDRDGSEAGLIKAFHEEYSRLYQLAKETPTSHSDPRLQHVLIYFFQNEAPKRVVERTLLEQFADKNLSYDERSISIMKVAQAKLKEIGPDDMNMEEYKKWHEDYSLFRKVSVYLLTGLELYQKGKYQEALSYLVYAYQSNATLLMKGPQRGVKESVIALYRRKCLLELNAKAASLFETNDEHSVTEGINVMNELIIPCIHLIINNDISKDDLDAIEVMRNHWCSYLGQDIAENLQLCLGEFLPRLLDPSAEIIVLKEPPTIRPNSPYDLCSRFAAVMESIQGVSAVTVK; from the exons ATG CGTTGGTTTACAAAGCTACCTCCAGTGTTGACCTTTGAACTCTCAAGATTTGAGTTCAATCAGTCCCTGGGTCAGCCAGAGAAAATTCACAATAAGCTTGAATTTCCTCAGATCATTTATATGGACAG GTATATGTACAGGAGCAAAGAGCTTGTTCGAAGTAAGCGAGAGTGTATTCGAaaactcaaagaagaaataaaaattctgcaGCAGAAACTGGAAAG GTATGTGAAGTATGGCTCAGGCCCAGCCCGGTTCCCGCTTCCAGACATGTTGAAATACGTAATTGAATTTGCTAGTACAAAACCTGCCTCAGAGAGCTCTGCATCTCAAAGTGATGCGTGCATGACAGAACCACTTTCTTCAGCACACTGCCTGACTTCTGACCTGACATCCAAGGAAAG TACAAGTGAAGAGAGCACATCTCAGGAAGCTGAAGGAACCTTTTCTTCCTCTGAAGATTCTCTACACAAGTCTAGGATGGCAGAGCAGCCACTTACACCTCCCCGTTCTTCCATGGAAATGCCCGCACACCCAGCTCCTCGAACAGTCACAGATGAGGAGATAAACTTTGTTAAGACCTGCCTGCAGAGGTGGAGGAACGAGATTGAACAGGATATACAAG acTTAAAGAACGGTATTGCAAGCACTACCCAGACTATTGAGCAGATGTACTGTGATCCTCTCCTCCGTCAG GTGCCTTATCGCTTGCACGCAGTCCTTGTTCACGAAGGACAGGCAAACGCGGGGCACTACTGGGCCTACGTCTATAATCAGCCGCGACAAGTCTGGCTCAAGTACAACGACATCTCTGTTACCGAGTCTTCCTGGGAAGAACTTGAAAGAGATTCCTATGGAGGCCAGAGAAATGTTAGTGCTTACTGCCTGATGTACATTAACGACAAGCTGCCCCACTTCAATGCAG AGGCGGCCCCAAATGAATTAGATCAGATGTCAGGAGAAGTGGAAGCCCTGTCTGTTGAACTTAAGCATTACATTCAGGAAGATAACTGGAGGTTTGAGCAGGAAGTGGAGGAATGGGAAGAAGAGCAGTCTTGTAAAATTCCTCAGATGGCCTCTTCCAGCAGCTCAGCATCACAGGACTTCTCTCCATCTCAAG AATCTTCAGCAGCCTCTTCCCACGGGGCTCGGTGCCTGTCCTCTGAGCATGCTGTGATCGTGAAGGAGCAGACTGCCCAGGCGATTGCAAACACCGCGCATGCCTATGAGAACAGTGGCGTAGAAGCTGCACTGAGCGAG CTTAAGGAAGCTGAACCCAAGAAGCCTATGCCCCCGGAAGCAAACCTTGCAGAGCAGTCAGAGCAGCCCCCACAGGCTCGTGACGCAGAGCCTGCCGCCCAGCCTAACGCTGAGGTCTCTGAAGTCGAGATTCCCAGTGTGGGAAGGATTCTGGTTAGATCTGATGCAGATGGATATGATGAGGAG GTGATGCTGAGCCCTGCCATGCAAGGGGTCATCCTGGCCATAGCTAAAGCCCGTCAGACCTTTGACCGAGATGGGTCTGAAGCAGGGCTTATTAAG GCATTCCATGAAGAGTACTCCAGGCTTTATCAGCTCGCCAAGGAGACCCCCACCTCTCACAGTGATCCTCGTCTTCAGCACGTGCTCATCTACTTCTTCCAAAATGAAGCGCCTAAAAGGGTAGTAGAGCGGACCCTTCTGGAACAATTTGCCGATAAAAATCTTAGCTATGATGAAAG ATCGATCAGTATTATGAAGGTGGCTCAAGCAAAACTGAAGGAGATTGGTCCAGATGACATGAATATGGAAGAGTACAAG AAGTGGCATGAAGATTACAGTTTGTTCCGAAAGGTGTCTGTGTATCTGCTGACAGGCCTGGAACTCTATCAGAAAGGAAA GTACCAAGAAGCGCTTTCCTACCTGGTGTACGCCTACCAAAGTAATGCCACTCTGCTGATGAAGGGGCCCCAGCGGGGTGTAAAGGAGTCGGTGATCGCTTTATACCGAAGAAAATGCCTTCTG GAGCTGAATGCCAAAGCAGCTTCTCTCTTTGAAACAAACGATGAGCACTCTGTAACAGAGGGTATTAATGTGATGAATGAGCTGATCATTCCCTGTATTCACCTTATCATTAATAATGACATCTCCAAGGATGACCTGGATGCCATTGAGGTCATGAGAAACCACTGGTGCTCTTACCTTGGGCAAGATATCGCAG AAAATCTGCAGCTGTGCTTAGGGGAGTTTCTACCCAGACTTCTAGATCCTTCTGCAGAAATCATTGTCTTAAAGGAGCCTCCAACTATTCGGCCCAATTCTCCCTATGACCTTTGTAGCCGATTTGCAGCTGTCATGGAGTCAATTCAAGGAGTGTCAGCTGTGACAGTGAAATAA
- the CLDN25 gene encoding putative claudin-25, whose translation MSWSSHGKIQLGGLLLSLLGCICLCVTTILPQWKTLSLELNEMETWTMGLWEVCVDQEEVATVCKAFESFLSLPQELQASRILMVASHGLGLMGLLLSGFGAECFQFHRIRRVLKRRFCLLGGTLEASAAATTLLPVSWVAYATIQDFWDDSIPEIVPRWEFGDALYLGWASGVFLALGGLLLIFSACLGKEDVTSPHMAVPTTAPPSCAPARYLMARST comes from the coding sequence ATGTCCTGGAGTTCCCACGGGAAAATCCAGCTAGGGGGactgctcctttctctccttGGCTGCATCTGCTTATGCGTCACCACTATCCTCCCCCAGTGGAAGACTCTCAGTCTGGAGCTGAACGAAATGGAGACCTGGACCATGGGGCTTTGGGAGGTCTGCGTGGATCAGGAGGAAGTCGCCACCGTGTGCAAAGCCTTTGAGTCCTTCCTATCTCTGCCCCAGGAGCTCCAGGCGTCCCGCATCCTCATGGTGGCCTCCCATGGGCTCGGACTCATGGGGCTTCTGCTCTCTGGCTTTGGGGCTGAATGCTTCCAGTTTCATAGGATCAGACGGGTGCTTAAAAGGAGGTTTTGCCTCCTGGGAGGGACTTTGGAGGCATCAGCTGCGGCCACTACCCTCCTTCCCGTCTCCTGGGTGGCCTACGCCACAATCCAAGACTTCTGGGATGACAGCATCCCTGAGATTGTGCCTCGGTGGGAGTTTGGAGATGCCCTCTACCTGGGTTGGGCTTCTGGTGTTTTCCTGGCCCTTGGTGGGTTACTCCTCATCTTCTCAGCCTGCCTGGGAAAAGAAGATGTGACTTCTCCCCACATGGCTGTTCCTACAACAGCCCCACCATCCTGTGCTCCAGCAAGGTATCTGATGGCTCGTTCTACCTAA